The following are from one region of the Sphingomonas oryzagri genome:
- a CDS encoding MOSC domain-containing protein codes for MTGRLLGIARKSRPKGAVETIDRAFVGLDSGVEGDHRGLLKPGGRGRRQVTAMMKADWDAAMAELGHPAAAWSDRRVNLLIDGLDLPREAGALLRVGDALFAITGECDPCVRMESVAVGLEAALTPGWRGGRTMKVVEAGDIAIGDPVSIETQEFREAV; via the coding sequence GTGACGGGGCGGCTCCTCGGCATTGCGAGGAAGAGCCGCCCGAAAGGCGCGGTCGAGACGATCGACCGCGCCTTCGTCGGCCTCGACAGCGGGGTCGAGGGTGATCATCGCGGCCTGCTCAAGCCGGGTGGCAGGGGCAGGCGGCAGGTCACCGCGATGATGAAGGCGGACTGGGACGCGGCGATGGCCGAACTCGGTCATCCGGCGGCCGCATGGTCCGACCGGCGGGTCAATTTGCTGATCGACGGGCTGGATCTGCCGCGTGAAGCGGGCGCGCTGCTGCGCGTCGGCGATGCGCTGTTCGCGATCACCGGCGAGTGCGATCCGTGCGTGCGCATGGAATCCGTCGCGGTCGGTCTGGAAGCGGCGCTGACGCCGGGCTGGCGCGGTGGCCGGACGATGAAGGTGGTCGAGGCGGGCGACATCGCGATCGGCGATCCCGTCTCGATCGAGACACAGGAATTTCGGGAGGCGGTATGA
- the gap gene encoding type I glyceraldehyde-3-phosphate dehydrogenase, whose product MAVKVAINGFGRIGRLVARAILERPDCGLELVSINDLGKPADNARLFKRDSVHGTWKGTVEVDGNDLIIDGKRIHVSAERDPANLPHAANGVDIALECTGFFTDRESAQKHIAAGAKKVLISAPAKGVDLTVVFGVNHDKITGDMTILSNASCTTNCLAPVAKVLNDAIGIERGLMTTVHAYTNDQKILDQVHSDPRRARAAGMSMIPTTTGAARAVGEVLPELKGKLDGSAVRVPTPNVSMIDLTFTPKRDTTKEEVNAILKAAADGPLKGVLDYTDEPLVSIDLNGAAASSTVDSLETAVLEGKLVRVLSWYDNEWGFSNRMVDTAGAIAKTL is encoded by the coding sequence ATGGCGGTGAAAGTTGCGATCAACGGCTTCGGCCGCATCGGCCGGTTGGTTGCGCGCGCGATCCTCGAGCGTCCGGACTGCGGGCTGGAACTCGTTTCGATCAACGATCTCGGCAAGCCCGCCGACAATGCCCGCCTGTTCAAGCGCGATTCGGTCCACGGCACCTGGAAGGGCACCGTCGAGGTCGACGGCAACGACCTGATCATCGACGGCAAGCGCATCCACGTCTCGGCCGAGCGCGACCCGGCGAACCTGCCGCACGCCGCCAACGGCGTCGACATCGCGCTCGAGTGCACCGGCTTCTTCACCGATCGCGAAAGCGCGCAGAAGCACATCGCCGCCGGCGCCAAGAAGGTGCTGATCTCGGCGCCTGCCAAGGGCGTGGACCTGACGGTCGTGTTCGGCGTGAACCACGACAAGATCACCGGTGACATGACGATCCTGTCGAACGCCTCGTGCACCACCAACTGCCTGGCGCCGGTCGCCAAGGTGCTGAACGATGCGATCGGCATCGAGCGCGGCCTGATGACCACCGTCCACGCCTACACCAACGACCAGAAGATCCTCGACCAGGTCCATTCCGATCCGCGCCGTGCGCGTGCCGCCGGGATGTCGATGATCCCGACCACCACCGGCGCCGCCCGCGCGGTGGGCGAGGTGTTGCCCGAGCTGAAGGGCAAGCTGGACGGTTCGGCGGTGCGCGTGCCGACGCCGAACGTCTCGATGATCGACCTGACCTTCACGCCGAAGCGCGACACGACGAAGGAGGAGGTCAACGCGATCCTGAAGGCGGCCGCCGACGGCCCGCTCAAGGGCGTGCTGGATTATACCGACGAGCCGCTGGTTTCGATCGACCTCAACGGCGCGGCCGCCTCGTCGACCGTCGACAGCCTCGAGACCGCCGTGCTGGAAGGCAAGCTGGTCCGCGTGCTGAGCTGGTACGACAACGAATGGGGCTTCTCGAACCGCATGGTCGATACGGCCGGCGCGATCGCGAAGACGCTCTGA
- a CDS encoding cell division protein ZapA, which produces MAQVNVEIGGRSYELSCRDGEEERLRLLGRLVDAKAADVTRAIGKASEARELLLTALLLADELDEARGAAARQRIEDAQRIAAMDRYAEKLESLAARLEKPAASA; this is translated from the coding sequence ATGGCGCAGGTGAATGTCGAGATCGGCGGCCGATCCTATGAACTCTCCTGCCGCGACGGCGAGGAGGAACGGCTGCGGCTGCTCGGCCGGCTGGTCGATGCCAAGGCGGCCGACGTCACCCGTGCGATCGGCAAGGCGAGCGAAGCGCGCGAGCTGCTGCTGACCGCCCTGCTGCTCGCCGACGAGCTGGACGAGGCGCGCGGCGCCGCCGCCCGCCAGCGGATCGAGGATGCCCAGCGCATCGCCGCGATGGATCGCTATGCCGAAAAGCTGGAAAGCCTCGCCGCGCGTCTTGAGAAGCCGGCCGCCAGCGCCTAG
- a CDS encoding 5-formyltetrahydrofolate cyclo-ligase codes for MAVPPPSPKAELRRDLRARRLAFAGDRQAIDLHLASLLAQEGPIAGYIAHKGEPDVLPFLMRAFYLGHAVALPRPGTETLEFIRWHPDLVMEPGLAGIPQPVGGEPILPRIVLAPLLGFDRAGHRLGQGGGYYDRWFAAHPDATRIGIAWSVQEVGALAPEPWDMPLHAIVTEKEWIAP; via the coding sequence ATGGCGGTCCCACCACCCTCCCCCAAGGCCGAACTCCGCCGCGATCTGCGCGCGCGTCGCCTCGCCTTCGCGGGCGACCGCCAGGCGATCGACCTGCATCTCGCGTCTTTGCTGGCGCAGGAAGGCCCGATCGCCGGCTATATCGCCCACAAGGGCGAGCCGGACGTGCTGCCCTTCCTGATGCGCGCCTTTTACCTCGGTCACGCAGTGGCGCTGCCCCGCCCCGGCACCGAGACGCTGGAATTCATCCGCTGGCATCCCGATCTCGTCATGGAACCCGGCCTCGCCGGCATCCCGCAGCCCGTCGGCGGCGAGCCGATTCTGCCGCGGATCGTGCTGGCGCCCCTGCTCGGCTTCGATCGCGCCGGCCACCGGCTCGGCCAGGGTGGCGGTTATTATGATCGCTGGTTCGCGGCGCATCCCGACGCTACACGCATCGGCATTGCGTGGAGCGTGCAGGAGGTGGGTGCGCTGGCGCCGGAACCTTGGGACATGCCACTCCACGCGATCGTGACCGAGAAGGAGTGGATCGCCCCATGA
- a CDS encoding DUF2842 domain-containing protein — protein MTPPPEPYQPSWRRTAGAFLILALIAIWASLVVQLAGPVGRLPVLVQAIFYIIAGVAWIWLLPLRRILSWSETGRWRR, from the coding sequence ATGACGCCCCCGCCCGAGCCGTATCAGCCAAGCTGGCGCCGCACGGCGGGCGCGTTCCTGATCCTCGCGCTGATCGCGATCTGGGCGAGCCTCGTCGTCCAGCTCGCCGGGCCGGTGGGCAGGCTGCCGGTGCTGGTGCAGGCGATCTTCTACATCATCGCCGGCGTGGCCTGGATCTGGCTGCTGCCGCTCCGCCGCATCCTGTCGTGGAGCGAGACGGGCCGCTGGCGACGCTGA
- a CDS encoding AI-2E family transporter: protein MTERLDDEVMDEAAEKIGSAVERHTESQWAAMVTGGYHRDRLLAATALILGIGLVLALPFALRAGAEFFLPLVAALVVAIALVPLLEWLERRGLPSAASAFLCVLFFIGVANMAIAAVVVPASNWVAILPKRISLIKTTVRPLVDVYAQLNRSIGELANTIMISKTHARTVTLDTPNSLLSLLTTSAPFVILQFFFAMLVIFFFLSGWTRARRHTITSRSTFDSAMTLARVIQEVVDRTSSYIATITTINVTLGCIVAVAVYYVGLPTPLMWGGLVALLNYVPYVGPVGCVILLALGGLMTFADPWYAAAPPAIFLCLHLIEANIVTPLIVGRKLTLSPLLILVSLSFWAWVWGTVGAVLATPLLIIIHTVLDTAGRPDIAGFLFERGTLGGHPRKDLDEPPSVA, encoded by the coding sequence ATGACCGAGCGGCTCGACGACGAGGTGATGGACGAGGCGGCCGAGAAGATCGGCAGCGCCGTGGAGCGCCATACCGAGTCGCAATGGGCGGCGATGGTGACGGGCGGCTATCACCGCGACCGGCTGCTGGCCGCGACCGCGCTGATCCTCGGCATCGGGCTGGTGCTGGCCTTGCCCTTCGCGCTGCGCGCCGGCGCGGAATTCTTCCTGCCGCTGGTCGCCGCCTTGGTCGTCGCGATTGCCCTGGTACCGCTGCTGGAATGGCTGGAGCGGCGCGGATTACCCTCGGCGGCCTCGGCCTTCCTGTGCGTGCTGTTCTTCATCGGCGTCGCCAACATGGCGATCGCGGCGGTGGTGGTGCCGGCCTCCAACTGGGTGGCGATCCTTCCCAAGCGGATCAGCCTCATCAAGACGACGGTGCGCCCGCTCGTCGATGTCTACGCGCAGCTCAACAGATCGATCGGCGAGCTGGCCAACACGATCATGATCTCCAAGACCCATGCGCGGACGGTGACGCTGGACACGCCCAACTCGCTGTTGTCGCTGCTCACCACCTCGGCACCGTTCGTGATCCTCCAGTTCTTCTTCGCGATGCTGGTGATCTTCTTCTTCCTCTCGGGGTGGACGCGGGCGCGGCGGCACACGATCACCAGCCGTTCCACATTCGACAGCGCGATGACGCTGGCACGGGTCATTCAGGAAGTCGTCGACCGCACCTCCAGCTACATCGCGACCATCACCACCATCAACGTGACGCTGGGCTGTATCGTCGCCGTCGCGGTCTATTATGTCGGCCTGCCGACCCCGCTGATGTGGGGCGGCCTCGTCGCCCTGCTCAACTACGTGCCCTATGTCGGCCCGGTCGGCTGCGTGATCCTGCTGGCGCTGGGCGGCCTGATGACTTTTGCCGACCCCTGGTATGCGGCGGCGCCGCCGGCGATCTTCCTGTGCCTGCATCTGATCGAGGCGAATATCGTCACGCCGCTGATCGTCGGGCGCAAGCTGACGCTTTCTCCGCTGCTGATTCTGGTGTCGCTGAGCTTCTGGGCATGGGTGTGGGGCACGGTAGGCGCGGTGCTGGCGACGCCACTGCTGATCATCATCCACACCGTGCTGGATACGGCGGGACGGCCGGATATCGCCGGTTTCCTGTTCGAGCGCGGCACGCTCGGCGGGCACCCGCGAAAAGATTTGGACGAGCCGCCCTCCGTCGCTTGA